From a single Bacillus sp. NEB1478 genomic region:
- a CDS encoding alpha-amylase family glycosyl hydrolase, which produces MILQTFASTILFHPAKTTAAERTVTLVGDLQSELGASGDWNPADTATKMERQANGKYKLKGTLPAGNYEYKIAINGSWDENYGVDGKAGGDNYKLTVDSDKEVTFVYDDTTHKVSILEPLPQEQTPRIVGSIQPAIGAGGEWSPGESTAFLKDEDTDNIYTYTTQVPKGKYEFKIVLGNSWDAPAYPGNNFALNVVKDATITFFYNHDTKEVYTDYDAGLPDGSVKGDKLFHDTWNEAYRAPFGAIKAGQDVTLRLQSKKGDLTGAKLYLRNYNSGSTTVKEMENAGWTTINGEEVELWEATVTPDEKGVYGYKFEARDGDAIKEYGEDTQEGGKGAVSDTNAGLFQMTVYDPAYKTPDWMKESVVYQIFPDRFFNGNKKNDDDKTTARGTEPIEHRDWSKLPDNPRLAENEGYDGDLIWSNDFFGGDIAGIQKKLDYIQSLGVNTLYLNPIANASSNHKYDATDYKAIDPMFGTPAEFKAFTIELKKRGMHLILDGVFNHVGDDSIYFDRYSKYETVGAYEYWSSVYDLMNSQGLTEAQAKKKTEDTFIKEGQKFSPYGFENWFNIENKKVDGVYKYQAWWGFDSLPEIKSIPGEAVDYDSELNNKSFADYIMYKKDSVAKSWLDRGASGWRLDVANEVDTEFWREFRNELKTGKKEEPLILGEIWDDASEYFLGDLYDSVMNYRFRGAMIDYLKNGNAKGAENQLNAVFEDYPQEAFYALMNLMGSHDTPRAAFVLGNGTDSYERAELDPNYDSELGKKRLKLASILQMGYAGAPTVYYGDEAGVTGSKDPDDRRTYPWGHEDQDLVKHYQAIGKVRTDYHDLFSYGELNHLYAENDVLAYSRTDKKNAAIVVTNRGNEEKTVELDVKKLIVNNVKLTDQLNEKYNATVKNSKLTITVPAMSGRMLVTDKGQNLKQPKAVKHVKVTEGSHSVSLSWKGNSKHYAVYQTTVSGAFYEKVTDTRMNSVKIDGLDNGRKYYFAVVAVDKDNNESVKTEIKTAAIPHVELKTGNYEITNVTKLENGVIDLSKTQNVSADLFIKGETEKDQAEGLTAELQVKEPGKTSWTSHPANYTAQNGQSNQFSSSFLPFKEGTYEYRFAFTTDLGRTWVTSESNSVTFTKGSDTTAPANAVSLEQPAQESGQVNLKWTVDGANEPYLFTIFRDGEVIDQLLDTNAINYKDRNVTNGKTYAYEVHIYDKAGNSVKSNAVSVTPDLVMVKVTMKVNAPAYTPQGVDVTMPGSKNGWNTGAWKMTRGGAVTNDYEYTFEAQEGEVITYKYAKNSSWDQEGLADHTPGNSNDDDISLYGYGAPGTDMNFVVTNQGGNEMTVQDKILRWIDMPVVVTSHTDGQTVTSDTITLKGNAIKEGVMTINGQPVTINDDMTFSATVNLTNGENKLNIHIEPSEENKTTIFKNDGGAIGKNTKDIVMTIIKN; this is translated from the coding sequence ATGATTTTGCAAACGTTTGCATCAACGATACTATTTCATCCAGCGAAAACGACAGCAGCTGAAAGAACAGTCACACTCGTTGGTGATTTGCAATCGGAACTGGGAGCTTCAGGTGATTGGAACCCGGCTGATACAGCGACAAAAATGGAACGGCAGGCAAACGGAAAGTACAAGCTGAAAGGGACATTGCCTGCAGGGAATTATGAATATAAAATCGCTATCAATGGCTCTTGGGATGAGAACTATGGTGTGGATGGAAAAGCGGGCGGCGATAACTACAAACTCACCGTCGATTCCGATAAGGAGGTGACATTTGTGTATGATGACACGACGCACAAAGTTTCGATTCTAGAACCTCTTCCACAAGAACAAACACCGCGTATTGTAGGGAGCATTCAACCCGCAATCGGTGCGGGTGGTGAATGGTCACCTGGTGAGTCCACCGCATTCTTAAAAGATGAAGATACAGATAACATTTACACATATACAACACAAGTTCCAAAAGGGAAATACGAATTTAAGATCGTTCTCGGAAACAGCTGGGATGCTCCAGCTTATCCTGGAAACAATTTCGCCTTAAATGTTGTAAAAGATGCGACTATCACTTTCTTCTACAACCATGACACGAAAGAAGTGTACACAGATTACGATGCAGGTCTGCCAGACGGAAGTGTGAAAGGGGACAAGCTTTTCCATGACACCTGGAATGAAGCGTACCGTGCACCATTCGGGGCAATCAAGGCTGGTCAAGACGTAACCCTTCGCCTTCAATCTAAAAAAGGCGATCTGACGGGAGCTAAGCTCTACCTTAGAAACTACAATTCTGGCAGCACGACTGTAAAAGAGATGGAGAACGCCGGTTGGACAACCATTAACGGCGAGGAAGTCGAGCTTTGGGAAGCAACTGTAACACCTGACGAAAAAGGTGTTTACGGGTATAAGTTTGAAGCACGTGATGGAGATGCGATAAAAGAATACGGAGAAGACACACAAGAAGGCGGAAAAGGCGCTGTTAGCGATACGAACGCAGGTCTATTCCAAATGACCGTCTATGACCCAGCTTATAAAACACCGGACTGGATGAAAGAGTCGGTCGTTTATCAAATTTTCCCTGACCGTTTTTTCAACGGCAACAAAAAGAACGATGATGACAAAACAACGGCACGTGGAACGGAACCAATCGAGCACCGTGATTGGAGCAAGCTACCGGATAACCCGAGATTAGCTGAAAACGAAGGCTATGATGGCGACTTGATCTGGTCAAATGACTTTTTCGGCGGTGACATTGCCGGCATTCAGAAGAAGCTCGACTACATTCAGTCACTGGGCGTTAACACGTTATATTTGAACCCAATTGCAAACGCCTCATCGAACCATAAATACGATGCGACCGATTATAAAGCAATCGATCCGATGTTCGGGACGCCAGCAGAGTTTAAAGCTTTTACAATAGAACTGAAAAAGCGCGGCATGCATCTTATTTTAGATGGCGTGTTCAACCATGTCGGGGATGATTCCATCTACTTTGACCGCTACAGCAAGTACGAAACGGTTGGAGCATACGAATATTGGTCAAGCGTCTATGACTTAATGAACAGTCAGGGATTAACAGAAGCACAAGCAAAAAAGAAAACCGAAGATACATTCATAAAAGAAGGCCAGAAATTCAGTCCGTACGGATTTGAAAACTGGTTCAACATCGAAAACAAAAAAGTGGACGGTGTTTACAAATATCAAGCATGGTGGGGCTTTGACTCACTGCCTGAAATCAAATCGATTCCAGGTGAAGCAGTAGACTATGATTCTGAACTGAACAACAAATCGTTCGCAGACTATATCATGTATAAAAAAGACTCAGTCGCAAAATCGTGGCTGGACCGCGGTGCTTCCGGCTGGCGTTTGGATGTAGCGAATGAAGTAGATACAGAGTTTTGGAGAGAATTCAGAAACGAACTGAAAACAGGGAAAAAAGAAGAGCCGCTGATCTTAGGCGAGATCTGGGATGATGCATCAGAATACTTCCTTGGCGATCTTTACGACTCGGTCATGAACTACCGTTTCCGCGGAGCGATGATTGATTACTTGAAGAACGGTAATGCAAAAGGTGCCGAAAATCAGCTAAACGCTGTATTTGAAGACTATCCGCAAGAAGCTTTTTACGCATTGATGAACTTAATGGGATCACATGATACACCGCGTGCAGCATTCGTTCTAGGGAACGGAACGGATTCATACGAGCGTGCTGAACTCGATCCGAATTACGATTCAGAGCTTGGAAAGAAGCGTTTAAAGCTCGCAAGTATTTTACAGATGGGATATGCAGGTGCACCGACCGTTTATTACGGAGATGAAGCAGGCGTAACAGGGTCTAAAGATCCGGATGACCGTAGAACTTACCCATGGGGTCATGAAGATCAGGATCTTGTGAAACACTATCAAGCAATCGGAAAAGTGCGCACTGACTATCATGACCTTTTCAGCTATGGCGAATTGAACCACCTTTACGCTGAAAATGATGTACTCGCTTATTCGCGTACAGATAAAAAGAATGCAGCAATCGTTGTCACAAACCGTGGTAACGAAGAGAAAACAGTAGAACTTGATGTGAAGAAGCTGATCGTAAACAATGTAAAACTTACTGATCAACTGAACGAAAAGTACAATGCCACTGTAAAAAATAGCAAGCTTACAATTACGGTTCCAGCAATGAGTGGACGTATGCTCGTTACAGACAAGGGACAAAATCTAAAGCAGCCAAAAGCGGTTAAGCATGTGAAAGTAACGGAGGGCAGCCATTCCGTATCTTTATCTTGGAAGGGCAACTCCAAACATTATGCTGTCTACCAAACGACGGTTTCAGGTGCTTTTTATGAAAAAGTGACAGATACACGCATGAATTCTGTAAAAATCGACGGGCTAGATAACGGACGAAAATATTATTTTGCTGTTGTAGCAGTCGATAAAGATAACAATGAATCTGTGAAAACAGAAATTAAAACAGCTGCGATTCCGCACGTTGAGCTGAAGACTGGAAACTATGAAATTACAAATGTGACAAAGCTTGAAAATGGTGTGATTGATCTTTCGAAAACACAAAACGTATCGGCTGATCTTTTTATAAAAGGTGAAACCGAAAAAGATCAAGCGGAAGGGTTAACAGCAGAACTTCAAGTGAAGGAACCTGGTAAAACAAGCTGGACAAGCCACCCTGCAAACTATACGGCTCAAAACGGCCAATCCAACCAATTCAGCAGCTCTTTCCTTCCATTTAAGGAAGGAACGTATGAATACCGTTTTGCTTTTACAACGGATCTCGGCAGAACATGGGTGACGAGCGAATCCAATTCGGTAACGTTCACAAAAGGAAGTGACACGACTGCACCAGCAAATGCAGTTAGTCTCGAACAGCCAGCGCAAGAATCGGGACAAGTGAACTTGAAATGGACTGTGGATGGAGCGAACGAGCCATATTTGTTTACGATCTTTCGTGACGGAGAAGTGATCGATCAACTTCTTGATACAAATGCGATCAATTACAAAGATCGAAACGTCACAAACGGAAAAACGTACGCTTACGAAGTGCACATTTACGATAAAGCAGGAAACAGTGTGAAGTCGAACGCTGTGAGTGTTACACCTGACCTTGTGATGGTAAAAGTAACGATGAAAGTGAATGCACCTGCGTACACTCCACAAGGCGTGGACGTTACGATGCCTGGCAGCAAAAATGGCTGGAACACTGGAGCATGGAAGATGACGCGAGGCGGTGCTGTAACAAACGACTACGAATACACGTTTGAAGCACAAGAAGGGGAAGTCATCACCTATAAGTACGCGAAGAACAGTTCGTGGGATCAAGAAGGTCTTGCTGATCACACGCCTGGCAATTCGAACGATGACGACATCAGTCTCTACGGTTACGGTGCACCTGGAACGGATATGAATTTTGTCGTCACAAACCAAGGCGGCAACGAAATGACGGTTCAGGATAAAATCTTACGATGGATCGACATGCCGGTTGTGGTTACATCTCATACAGACGGCCAAACTGTAACATCTGACACAATCACGTTAAAAGGAAATGCGATCAAAGAAGGCGTGATGACGATCAATGGTCAGCCTGTTACGATCAACGATGACATGACATTCTCCGCTACCGTAAATTTGACGAATGGCGAGAATAAGCTGAACATCCACATCGAGCCTTCAGAAGAAAATAAAACCACCATCTTTAAAAACGATGGCGGTGCGATTGGAAAGAATACGAAGGATATCGTAATGACGATCATTAAGAATTAA
- a CDS encoding DUF5667 domain-containing protein, with amino-acid sequence MKKILSSFLALGLATTSFGPAVFANTNETTTTETQNDETEVNDTVDTPSTEASGTTDENTSDDVTAEDPTDAEEPAEETPTEEAPDLIPGDFFYFVKIMMEKIQLAMTTDDMDQAKLLADFAAERIKEANALIKEGSYDDAAKLLEEAVAQQEEAVKKEEEAAKDTDSEANPETTTTDDEATTNDETADENTSSEESSTNNDESATNDEETTSDESEKPATELEKKFFQNIVSLMAALEKIDNPKAQEALSKNIAKTFGKLEKKIAKHEMRHNKKAEDEDQDKEEETSTDVPATTETPETPETTDSEEPVVTEPADEMDETEEAPAPAIAVPVKKVTDHKDKNVYPVKDEPKKPEVKKEQPKNVQPKIEKPKKAETPQQRNKKDELGEKNQDKDERDHSENHDQNNDDHQKNKENHDEKGKDQGKKDK; translated from the coding sequence GTGAAGAAGATTTTGAGTTCATTTTTAGCATTAGGATTAGCAACAACATCATTCGGACCCGCCGTTTTCGCGAACACAAACGAAACGACTACTACAGAAACACAGAATGACGAAACAGAAGTAAACGATACAGTTGACACTCCATCAACTGAAGCAAGTGGAACTACAGATGAAAATACATCAGATGATGTGACAGCAGAAGATCCAACAGATGCTGAAGAGCCAGCAGAGGAAACACCAACTGAAGAAGCTCCCGACTTAATTCCTGGAGATTTCTTTTATTTTGTTAAAATCATGATGGAAAAAATCCAGCTCGCTATGACGACCGATGATATGGACCAAGCTAAGCTATTGGCCGATTTCGCCGCTGAACGCATTAAAGAAGCAAACGCCCTTATAAAAGAAGGAAGCTATGATGATGCTGCCAAACTATTAGAGGAAGCGGTCGCACAGCAAGAAGAAGCAGTGAAAAAAGAGGAAGAAGCTGCAAAAGACACAGATTCTGAAGCAAATCCAGAAACAACGACAACGGATGATGAAGCAACAACAAATGATGAAACTGCTGATGAGAATACTTCTAGTGAGGAATCATCCACAAATAATGATGAATCTGCAACTAACGACGAGGAAACAACATCAGACGAAAGCGAAAAACCCGCTACCGAATTAGAGAAAAAATTCTTTCAAAACATCGTGTCGCTAATGGCTGCACTTGAAAAAATCGATAACCCAAAAGCCCAAGAAGCACTGTCTAAAAACATTGCAAAAACTTTTGGAAAACTGGAGAAAAAGATCGCAAAGCATGAAATGAGACACAATAAAAAAGCTGAAGATGAAGATCAAGATAAAGAAGAGGAAACATCAACAGACGTCCCAGCAACAACTGAAACACCTGAAACACCTGAAACAACAGATTCAGAAGAGCCAGTAGTTACGGAGCCGGCTGATGAAATGGATGAAACAGAAGAAGCTCCAGCGCCAGCAATCGCTGTTCCCGTGAAAAAAGTAACGGATCATAAGGACAAAAACGTTTATCCAGTAAAAGATGAGCCTAAAAAGCCTGAAGTTAAAAAAGAACAGCCTAAAAATGTACAGCCAAAGATTGAGAAACCGAAAAAGGCAGAGACTCCGCAACAGCGTAATAAAAAAGATGAGCTCGGTGAAAAGAATCAAGACAAAGATGAACGTGATCACAGTGAAAATCATGATCAAAACAACGATGATCATCAAAAAAATAAAGAAAATCATGATGAAAAAGGTAAAGATCAAGGTAAAAAAGATAAATAA
- a CDS encoding extracellular solute-binding protein — protein MAKQQTLKIFMLFLSLCLAFLVNGCSDQIISNNETVSSLKKEDKVTKVVYWHTYSDEETRVFEEELIPLFQKEHPAIKIESVRQPYNDHLKTALISKGSSNQAPDVVRMDIAWVPEFASLGLLVPLDNFEGFTDKKKTLFPNALETNFYKGLYYGIPVNLTTKAAIYNRISLKLAGVNSPPETMEQFLKLTENMKGKSFIGMKGLNAWDSLPYFWGLGGKLTNSDYSKASGYLNSPESVNAVATIKNWNENGLLHPDLPSGSIDTWNAILQGHAFMAEDGPWFYSVLSSSYYKVDQLMNVTIPFHFPLDQEGKGSILGGENLVMMKGTKKKEAAWTFMKWMTNEKIQQHMFKSGILPANKEAANSSAVLKTSYIKAYVDGLENARLRPPVKSWSRMENIYTKAMEAMIYRDEDIQTTLNKAAFEMDQLLNRE, from the coding sequence ATGGCTAAACAGCAAACTTTGAAAATTTTTATGTTATTTCTTTCTCTATGTTTAGCTTTTCTCGTAAATGGCTGTTCGGATCAGATCATTTCAAACAACGAAACCGTTTCGTCCCTTAAAAAAGAGGATAAAGTAACAAAAGTTGTTTATTGGCACACATACAGTGATGAAGAAACGAGGGTATTTGAAGAGGAACTGATTCCGCTGTTTCAAAAAGAACACCCGGCAATCAAGATCGAATCAGTCCGTCAGCCTTACAACGATCATTTAAAGACAGCCCTCATCTCAAAAGGCTCATCCAACCAGGCGCCAGATGTTGTAAGAATGGACATAGCCTGGGTTCCTGAATTTGCTTCCCTTGGACTTTTAGTACCTCTCGATAATTTTGAAGGTTTTACCGATAAGAAAAAAACGCTATTTCCTAATGCACTGGAGACGAATTTTTACAAAGGACTGTACTATGGAATTCCTGTAAATCTTACAACGAAAGCGGCTATTTACAATCGAATTTCTTTAAAACTCGCAGGAGTAAATTCACCGCCAGAAACGATGGAACAATTTCTGAAACTGACGGAAAATATGAAAGGTAAAAGCTTTATTGGAATGAAAGGACTCAACGCATGGGACAGCCTGCCTTATTTCTGGGGTCTTGGCGGGAAGCTGACGAATAGCGATTACTCGAAAGCATCCGGGTATTTAAATAGCCCGGAGAGTGTTAATGCGGTCGCCACGATAAAGAACTGGAACGAAAACGGACTGCTTCATCCGGACTTGCCATCGGGTTCAATTGATACGTGGAACGCCATCTTGCAGGGACATGCTTTTATGGCAGAAGACGGCCCGTGGTTTTATAGTGTTTTATCGAGTTCCTATTATAAAGTGGATCAGCTCATGAATGTCACGATTCCATTTCATTTTCCTTTGGATCAAGAAGGGAAAGGCTCCATACTTGGCGGTGAGAACCTTGTTATGATGAAAGGAACGAAGAAAAAAGAAGCCGCTTGGACTTTCATGAAGTGGATGACCAATGAAAAAATTCAGCAGCACATGTTTAAATCAGGCATTCTTCCAGCAAATAAAGAGGCAGCCAATTCATCAGCTGTATTGAAAACATCCTATATTAAAGCGTATGTTGACGGATTAGAAAATGCACGCTTACGGCCGCCAGTGAAAAGCTGGTCCCGCATGGAAAACATCTATACAAAAGCAATGGAAGCCATGATTTATCGTGATGAAGATATACAAACGACTTTAAACAAAGCCGCCTTTGAAATGGATCAGCTGTTAAATCGTGAATGA
- a CDS encoding response regulator gives MYKVMIVDDEPVIRNGLKASIPWDREPFELTGAFANGKEALAYFEEQRPDILITDIKMPIMDGIELAREALQIHPSLKIIFVSSYSDFDYVREGLKIGAVDYLLKPTLEPEDLVNLLKKCTHLIEQEQKIQQNLDEYKQNQQGYHRKELEQKLKLLFTSKQYEYDEAEWNTSFPDGYTVCYGSLNNKKDLEEKKGDLYLSMKSEEAAETFYRHFDEGVMFSLYNADVVLTMPYSSEMKSQLHHIKNELENETEITLSMGYQSGECMNEFQTCFLQAKEACDYHFYHPDHDEIYHFENKFEINQEKNNFSILFKEAMNESDETRINMLQEQWLKDWEAGTRPPEDIKREAGELLSSRFQRKVDIPLLMQKVDELAQTESLAEMKELLFRTIVEWEEGYHISFDSLTSHQQLMEKAIHYIQQHYTSEITLQKIADYTFISKNYFSILFKKYMNQNFLDYVISLRIKKAEELLGNTSLKVYEVAYKSGFNDVKYFSKLFKKLTGYSPVDYREKAQMTTK, from the coding sequence ATGTATAAAGTGATGATAGTGGATGATGAACCAGTTATTCGGAACGGATTGAAAGCATCGATACCCTGGGACCGTGAACCCTTTGAATTAACAGGAGCATTTGCGAATGGAAAGGAAGCACTGGCATATTTTGAAGAGCAGCGGCCAGACATCTTAATCACCGATATTAAAATGCCGATCATGGATGGAATTGAGCTGGCCAGGGAAGCATTGCAGATCCATCCTTCGCTAAAAATCATTTTTGTAAGCAGTTACAGCGATTTTGATTACGTGAGAGAAGGCCTTAAAATTGGCGCCGTTGATTATTTGCTGAAACCAACATTAGAGCCGGAAGATTTAGTGAATCTATTAAAAAAATGTACCCATTTGATTGAACAAGAGCAAAAGATTCAGCAGAATCTAGACGAATATAAGCAAAATCAGCAAGGGTATCATCGAAAAGAGCTCGAACAAAAACTAAAGCTGCTTTTCACTTCAAAACAGTATGAATATGATGAGGCTGAATGGAATACTTCCTTTCCTGACGGATACACAGTGTGTTATGGCTCGCTAAACAACAAAAAAGATTTAGAAGAGAAAAAAGGTGATCTCTATTTGAGTATGAAGTCAGAAGAAGCAGCAGAAACGTTTTATAGACATTTTGACGAAGGTGTCATGTTTTCTTTATACAACGCGGATGTTGTTCTTACGATGCCGTATTCAAGTGAAATGAAATCACAGCTTCACCACATTAAGAATGAATTGGAAAATGAAACAGAGATCACCTTATCGATGGGCTATCAATCTGGAGAATGCATGAACGAATTTCAGACGTGCTTCCTTCAGGCAAAAGAGGCGTGTGACTATCATTTTTATCACCCTGACCATGATGAAATTTATCACTTTGAAAACAAATTTGAAATCAATCAGGAGAAAAATAATTTTTCGATTTTGTTTAAAGAAGCCATGAATGAAAGTGATGAAACGAGAATTAACATGCTGCAAGAACAATGGCTTAAAGATTGGGAAGCAGGGACAAGACCGCCTGAAGATATAAAGCGTGAAGCAGGAGAACTTCTGAGCAGCCGTTTTCAAAGGAAGGTAGATATTCCATTACTGATGCAAAAAGTGGATGAACTTGCTCAAACGGAATCATTAGCTGAAATGAAAGAACTGCTATTTAGGACCATTGTGGAATGGGAAGAGGGATATCACATTTCGTTCGATTCACTCACGAGCCATCAGCAGCTCATGGAGAAAGCGATCCATTATATCCAACAACATTACACATCAGAGATCACGCTGCAAAAAATAGCTGACTACACGTTTATCAGTAAAAACTATTTCAGTATTCTATTTAAAAAATACATGAACCAAAACTTTCTGGATTATGTCATTTCATTGCGAATAAAAAAGGCGGAGGAACTTTTAGGCAATACTTCATTAAAAGTGTATGAGGTCGCTTATAAATCAGGTTTTAACGATGTAAAATATTTCAGCAAATTATTTAAAAAACTGACGGGTTACAGTCCAGTGGATTATCGGGAAAAAGCACAGATGACGACGAAATAA
- a CDS encoding ABC transporter permease subunit: MIKLLIKQPPFLFGITVLILLLVGSFAYEPFIEPTLPEPVKVLYDENKYPYDNVPFEPSLQYPFGSDLEGKNYIYSILQGAKYTIGLAIIISVARVFVSILASIIIYLLPQRFFQFFKGISDAYHYAPISLFGYFLVAPALVVFSWTYSDAVKITLLATVAILLAFPIITIYLVNEMYQLKQNEFIQASELLGANRLRIIVKHYSAHLKPKIVVVFIQQVGQVLTLFAHLGLFEIFIGGMKKLVMDYDDYGNPILKTFTLGNEWGGLIAIHWNEIISSPWLVFGPVAAFALVILCVNLIIAGINNVNGIDVQKQVKVEAVAANITNLDRTGFQFIQQGHDISSLKEKEG; encoded by the coding sequence GTGATCAAACTATTAATAAAACAGCCTCCTTTTTTATTTGGCATAACTGTACTGATCTTGCTCTTGGTTGGGAGCTTTGCCTATGAGCCGTTTATAGAGCCAACTCTGCCTGAACCAGTTAAAGTCCTTTATGATGAAAATAAATACCCTTATGACAATGTTCCATTTGAACCGTCTCTCCAATATCCGTTCGGTTCAGATTTAGAAGGAAAAAATTATATTTACAGCATTCTACAAGGTGCCAAATATACGATTGGTCTTGCCATAATCATTAGCGTAGCTCGTGTATTCGTTTCTATCCTTGCAAGCATCATTATTTATTTGCTTCCACAACGTTTTTTTCAATTTTTCAAAGGCATATCAGACGCATATCATTATGCACCGATCTCCTTGTTTGGATATTTCTTAGTCGCGCCGGCACTCGTGGTATTCAGTTGGACGTATTCGGATGCGGTGAAAATCACCCTATTGGCAACAGTCGCTATATTGTTGGCTTTTCCGATCATCACGATTTATTTAGTGAATGAAATGTACCAATTAAAACAAAACGAGTTTATTCAGGCTTCAGAACTGTTAGGTGCTAATCGGTTAAGGATTATTGTTAAACACTACTCTGCACATCTAAAACCTAAAATTGTTGTTGTTTTCATCCAGCAAGTAGGTCAGGTGCTAACATTATTTGCCCATTTAGGTCTGTTTGAAATTTTTATTGGTGGAATGAAGAAATTGGTGATGGATTATGACGATTACGGAAATCCAATCCTTAAAACGTTCACGCTTGGTAATGAATGGGGCGGTTTGATTGCGATTCATTGGAATGAAATCATAAGTTCTCCATGGCTGGTATTTGGACCAGTTGCTGCTTTTGCACTCGTCATCTTATGTGTAAACTTGATTATTGCAGGAATCAATAATGTGAATGGTATCGATGTTCAAAAACAAGTGAAGGTGGAAGCTGTGGCGGCCAACATTACGAATTTAGATAGGACTGGCTTTCAATTCATTCAACAAGGTCATGACATTTCTTCTTTAAAAGAAAAAGAGGGTTAA
- a CDS encoding ABC transporter permease subunit, whose product MFKREIYSFSLTILGIFLIGSLPYLLFNYDRLLKILVLIDQQKIDNANFLYDNFTLNFSSYLHHIVHTLTNMTNLGNLEYYEKGAYLPLFPEFLHLYLKSFLFLVSALALGILAGILIVYLTMLLGGRSKKGIKSILLVVESLPDIFVILLFQLLIMWFFKHTNLRLLNIYSSYGDPAYALPIICLSVLPAVYITKYLLLTFEDEEKKDYVVFARSKGISFSAIIISHIFKNSIITFFNHFKSIFWFALSNLLMLEFIFNLRGFTTFVQSIAIRNPDIITYSLLMVFIPFYFFFLTGQILIKKNNESLGG is encoded by the coding sequence ATGTTTAAACGTGAAATCTATTCTTTTTCTCTAACGATACTAGGAATCTTTTTAATAGGTTCGCTGCCTTATCTTTTGTTTAACTATGATAGACTTCTAAAAATATTAGTGTTGATTGATCAGCAAAAGATCGATAATGCAAATTTTCTCTATGATAATTTCACTTTGAATTTTTCAAGTTATCTTCATCATATCGTACATACTTTAACGAACATGACAAATTTGGGGAACCTGGAATATTACGAGAAAGGGGCTTACTTGCCTTTGTTTCCTGAGTTTCTGCACCTTTATTTAAAATCCTTTTTATTTTTAGTGAGTGCTTTGGCTTTGGGGATTTTGGCTGGAATATTGATTGTCTATTTAACAATGCTGTTAGGTGGTAGATCAAAAAAGGGAATTAAAAGTATTTTATTAGTCGTGGAATCATTGCCTGATATTTTTGTTATTCTTCTTTTTCAATTACTGATTATGTGGTTCTTTAAACATACAAACCTCAGACTGCTGAATATCTACAGCTCCTATGGAGACCCGGCCTATGCTCTTCCTATCATATGTTTAAGTGTTCTTCCAGCAGTTTATATCACAAAATATTTACTGTTAACCTTTGAAGACGAAGAAAAGAAAGACTATGTCGTATTCGCCAGGTCAAAAGGAATTTCATTCAGTGCGATAATCATTAGCCATATTTTTAAAAACTCTATTATTACGTTTTTTAATCATTTTAAAAGCATTTTCTGGTTCGCTCTTTCGAACCTCTTAATGCTAGAATTCATTTTTAACTTAAGAGGATTTACGACATTTGTCCAAAGCATCGCCATCCGCAATCCTGATATCATCACGTACTCTTTGCTTATGGTTTTTATTCCATTTTACTTTTTCTTCCTTACCGGTCAAATTTTGATAAAAAAAAATAACGAGTCACTAGGAGGATAA